The Streptomyces sp. NBC_01353 genome contains a region encoding:
- a CDS encoding ABC transporter ATP-binding protein — protein sequence MDGQTQRLSAESVTLAYDQRIIARDLSVAIPDNSFTVIVGPNACGKSTLLRALSRMLKPSQGRVLLDGQTIHTMPAKKVAKTLGLLPQSSIAPDGITVADLVARGRYPHQGLLRQWSPEDERIVQESMAATGVAELAERYVDELSGGQRQRVWIAMALAQQTPLLLLDEPTTFLDIQHQIDVLDLCAELHENQGRTLVAVLHDLNHAARYATHLIAVRGGEVVAEGPPAEVVTAELVERVFGLRCQVIDDPETGTPLVVPAGRKARAKKQEPALKK from the coding sequence ATGGACGGTCAGACCCAGCGGCTCAGCGCGGAGTCGGTCACCCTCGCCTACGACCAGCGGATCATCGCCCGCGACCTGTCCGTGGCGATCCCCGACAATTCCTTCACGGTCATCGTCGGACCCAACGCCTGCGGCAAGTCGACCCTCCTGCGCGCCCTGTCCCGGATGCTCAAGCCGTCCCAGGGGCGGGTGCTTCTCGACGGGCAGACCATCCACACCATGCCGGCGAAGAAGGTCGCCAAGACCCTCGGCCTGCTGCCCCAGTCCTCCATCGCCCCCGACGGCATCACGGTCGCCGACCTGGTGGCCCGCGGCCGCTACCCGCACCAGGGGCTGCTGCGCCAGTGGTCGCCGGAGGACGAGCGGATCGTCCAGGAGTCGATGGCCGCGACCGGCGTCGCCGAGCTGGCGGAGCGGTACGTCGACGAGCTGTCCGGCGGCCAGCGCCAGCGGGTCTGGATCGCGATGGCGCTCGCCCAGCAGACCCCGCTGCTGCTGCTCGACGAGCCCACGACCTTCCTCGACATCCAGCACCAGATCGACGTCCTCGACCTCTGCGCCGAGCTGCACGAGAACCAGGGCCGCACCCTGGTCGCCGTCCTGCACGACCTCAACCACGCCGCCCGGTACGCCACCCATCTCATCGCCGTCCGCGGCGGCGAGGTGGTCGCCGAGGGCCCGCCGGCCGAGGTGGTGACGGCCGAGCTGGTGGAGCGGGTCTTCGGGCTGCGCTGCCAGGTCATCGACGACCCCGAGACGGGCACGCCGCTGGTCGTGCCCGCCGGGCGGAAGGCCCGGGCCAAGAAGCAGGAGCCCGCGCTAAAGAAGTGA
- a CDS encoding DUF1015 domain-containing protein: MNTSGPAADDVRADGLHMVPFRGLRYVPERVGSLAAVTSPPYDVVVRPDGLHHLESADPHNIVRLILPQAITAGTRHRKAAVTLDRWLADGVLAPDPEPALYVYEQSGDGILQRGIIGALELSTPAEGIVLPHEDVMPHVVEDRAALMRTTAANLEPLLLTYRGEGDGAAEVIERTVRREPLLATTTEDGFSHRLWAVTDPAELAAVSAALAEHQALIADGHHRWATYLRLREEHTQPSPWNYGLVLLIDTARYPLRVRAIHRLLNRLPVADAIAALGDGFRVRRIEGPLSTAMETLESATADGNAFVLAGDGAFHLLDRPDPALLARTIRADRPEAWRTLDATILHSTLLDHVWHIPDAPEEISYIHDTEAAVAQAERRGGTAVLMHPVREDVVRDLARQGVTMPRKSTSFGPKPATGLVLRSLALD, translated from the coding sequence ATGAACACCTCAGGTCCCGCGGCCGACGACGTCCGCGCCGACGGTCTGCACATGGTCCCGTTCCGAGGACTGCGCTACGTCCCCGAACGGGTCGGCAGCCTGGCCGCCGTGACCTCCCCGCCGTACGACGTCGTCGTACGGCCCGACGGACTGCACCACCTCGAGTCCGCCGACCCGCACAACATCGTCCGGCTGATCCTGCCGCAGGCGATCACCGCCGGCACCCGCCACCGCAAGGCCGCCGTCACCCTCGACCGCTGGCTCGCCGACGGCGTCCTCGCCCCCGACCCCGAGCCCGCCCTGTACGTGTACGAGCAGAGCGGCGACGGCATCCTGCAGCGCGGCATCATCGGTGCCCTGGAACTCTCCACCCCGGCCGAGGGCATCGTGCTCCCCCACGAGGACGTCATGCCGCACGTCGTCGAGGACCGCGCCGCGCTGATGCGGACCACGGCCGCCAATCTGGAGCCGCTCCTCCTCACCTACCGCGGCGAGGGCGACGGAGCCGCCGAGGTCATCGAGCGCACCGTGCGGCGCGAGCCCCTGCTCGCCACGACCACCGAGGACGGCTTCAGCCATCGCCTCTGGGCAGTCACGGATCCCGCGGAGCTCGCGGCGGTCTCCGCCGCCCTCGCGGAGCACCAGGCGCTGATCGCCGACGGCCACCACCGCTGGGCGACGTACCTGCGGCTCCGCGAGGAACACACGCAGCCCAGCCCGTGGAACTACGGCCTCGTCCTCCTCATCGACACGGCCCGCTATCCCCTCCGCGTCCGCGCCATCCACCGCCTCCTCAACCGCCTCCCCGTCGCGGACGCCATCGCGGCTCTCGGCGACGGCTTCCGCGTCCGCCGCATCGAAGGCCCCCTGTCGACGGCCATGGAGACCCTGGAGTCCGCCACGGCCGACGGCAACGCCTTCGTCCTGGCCGGCGACGGCGCGTTCCACCTCCTCGACCGCCCCGACCCGGCACTGCTCGCCCGTACGATCCGCGCGGACCGCCCCGAGGCATGGCGCACCCTGGACGCCACGATCCTGCACTCCACACTCCTCGACCATGTCTGGCACATCCCGGACGCCCCCGAGGAGATCAGCTACATCCACGACACCGAGGCCGCCGTCGCCCAGGCCGAACGCCGCGGCGGTACGGCGGTGCTCATGCATCCGGTACGGGAGGACGTCGTACGGGATCTGGCCCGGCAGGGCGTCACCATGCCCCGCAAGTCGACGTCCTTCGGACCGAAGCCGGCGACGGGCCTGGTCCTCAGAAGCCTCGCGCTGGACTGA
- a CDS encoding NAD kinase, which yields MSSTTAAQRTVFLLAHTGRPAAVRSAELVVLGLLRSGIGVRVLEAEAADLPLPPSVEMVPEACTDALEGCELLVVLGGDGTLLRGSEFSRASGVPMLGVNLGRVGFLAEAERDDLDKVVDRVVTRAYEVEERMTLDVVVYENGDVLHRDWALNEAAVQKVSPERMLEVVIAIDGRPVTGFGCDGVICATPTGSTAYAFSAGGPVIWPEVEALLMVPIGAHALFAKPLVTTPESVLTVEVEPHTPHGVLWCDGRRTVELPSGARVEVRRGEVPVRLARLHHASFTDRLVAKFALPVSGWRGAPH from the coding sequence TTGAGCTCAACGACAGCAGCACAGCGCACCGTTTTCCTGCTCGCGCACACCGGCCGGCCGGCCGCCGTGCGCAGCGCCGAACTCGTCGTCCTCGGGCTGCTGCGCAGCGGGATCGGCGTCCGTGTCCTGGAGGCGGAGGCGGCCGACCTGCCGCTGCCGCCCTCCGTGGAGATGGTGCCGGAGGCCTGCACCGACGCCCTCGAGGGCTGTGAGCTGCTCGTCGTCCTCGGCGGTGACGGGACGCTGCTGCGCGGCTCGGAGTTCTCCCGGGCGTCCGGTGTGCCGATGCTCGGCGTCAACCTGGGCCGGGTGGGCTTCCTCGCGGAGGCCGAGCGCGACGACCTCGACAAGGTCGTCGACCGGGTCGTCACGCGCGCGTACGAGGTCGAGGAGCGGATGACCCTCGACGTCGTCGTGTACGAGAACGGCGACGTACTGCATCGGGACTGGGCCCTGAACGAGGCCGCCGTGCAGAAGGTCTCCCCGGAACGGATGCTGGAGGTCGTGATAGCGATCGACGGCCGGCCGGTCACCGGATTCGGCTGCGACGGCGTGATCTGCGCGACCCCGACGGGCTCCACGGCGTACGCCTTCTCGGCCGGCGGACCGGTGATCTGGCCGGAGGTCGAGGCGCTGCTGATGGTCCCGATCGGGGCGCACGCGCTGTTCGCGAAGCCGCTGGTGACGACGCCGGAATCGGTGCTCACGGTGGAGGTCGAGCCGCACACCCCGCACGGGGTGCTGTGGTGCGACGGCCGACGGACGGTGGAACTCCCTTCGGGAGCACGGGTGGAGGTGCGGCGCGGGGAGGTTCCCGTACGGCTGGCGCGGCTGCACCACGCCTCGTTCACGGACCGTCTCGTGGCGAAGTTCGCCCTGCCGGTGTCGGGGTGGCGCGGCGCGCCGCACTGA
- a CDS encoding glycosyltransferase family 4 protein codes for MTQLRTVQVLGGGSAGSSAHVRSLASGLVARGVRVTVCAPAELDRAYDFIGAGAHFVPVPRRNDPATVAALRNACIGADVVHAHGLHASVRAMLALSGGVRTPSLVTTWHTRSHVDGARGGLLRLLERRTARAAAVVLGTSSELVDRARRRGARDVRLAPVTVPASRAPVCLHDGKARAELGAVDRPLLMAVGALVPERGYGMLLDAARVWRDLDPQPLLVIAGEGRERAAMQRRIEAEGLAVRLIGSRDDVAELLAAADVAVLTSRWEARSPLAQEALRLGVPLVATAVGGVPELVGDAAELVPWGDAVALAEVVRGLLADVDRRMDLAAAGRVQAGTWPTEDETIAHVLSVYDELSDRR; via the coding sequence GTGACACAGCTCCGTACGGTCCAAGTGCTGGGCGGCGGCAGCGCGGGCAGCAGCGCTCACGTCAGATCACTTGCCTCGGGGCTGGTGGCGAGGGGCGTGCGGGTGACCGTGTGCGCCCCGGCCGAACTCGACCGCGCCTACGACTTCATCGGTGCCGGCGCACACTTCGTGCCCGTCCCGCGCCGTAACGACCCCGCGACGGTCGCGGCGCTCCGCAACGCCTGCATCGGCGCGGACGTCGTGCACGCGCACGGGCTGCACGCCTCCGTGCGGGCGATGCTCGCCCTGTCGGGTGGGGTGCGGACGCCCTCGCTGGTGACGACCTGGCACACCCGTAGCCATGTGGACGGCGCGCGGGGCGGGCTGCTGCGTCTCCTTGAACGAAGGACCGCGCGGGCGGCCGCCGTCGTCCTCGGCACCTCCTCCGAACTCGTCGACCGGGCGCGGCGGCGCGGGGCGCGGGACGTCCGGCTTGCGCCGGTGACGGTGCCCGCGTCGCGTGCACCGGTCTGTCTGCACGACGGGAAGGCGCGGGCAGAACTGGGGGCGGTGGACCGGCCGCTGCTGATGGCCGTCGGCGCGCTGGTGCCCGAGCGGGGGTACGGGATGCTGCTGGACGCGGCGCGCGTGTGGCGGGACCTGGACCCGCAGCCGCTGCTCGTCATCGCGGGGGAGGGGCGCGAACGGGCCGCGATGCAGCGGCGGATCGAGGCGGAGGGGCTGGCGGTCCGGCTGATCGGCAGTCGGGACGACGTGGCGGAGCTGCTGGCCGCGGCGGACGTGGCGGTCCTGACGTCGCGTTGGGAGGCCCGCTCCCCGCTGGCGCAGGAGGCGCTGCGGCTCGGAGTACCCCTGGTCGCGACGGCCGTCGGCGGGGTGCCCGAACTGGTCGGGGACGCGGCGGAGTTGGTGCCGTGGGGGGACGCGGTGGCGCTGGCGGAGGTGGTGCGGGGGCTGTTGGCGGATGTGGACCGGCGGATGGACCTGGCCGCCGCGGGGCGGGTGCAGGCGGGCACATGGCCCACGGAGGACGAGACGATCGCACACGTCCTGAGCGTGTACGACGAGCTGTCGGACCGCCGCTGA
- the recN gene encoding DNA repair protein RecN, translating into MRIRSLGVIDDAVVELSPGFTAVTGETGAGKTMVVTSLGLLLGGRADPALVRIGAGSAVVEGRITLPEGAAAAARAVEAGAELDDGALLVSRTVSAEGRSRAHLGGRSVPVGLLAELADELVAVHGQTDQQGLLKPARQRGALDRYAGDAVAVPLAAYGEAYRRLRAVVAELDEITTRARERAQEADLLRFGLGEIEAVEPLPGEDTELAAEAERLGHAEALASAAALAHAALAGQPEDPEAVDATTLVAGAGRALEAVRSHDPALAALADRMGEISILLADVAGELAGYADNLDADPRRLAAVEERRAALTQLTRKYGADVAAVLAWAQESAVRLTELEGDDDKVGELTAERDALRTELSVLAQALTDARTEAAARFADAVTAELASLAMPHARVSFDIRQTESVDEASGVEVGGRTVAYGPSGADEVELLLAPHPGAPPRPIAKGASGGELSRVMLAVEVVFAGTDPVPTYLFDEVDAGVGGKAAVEIGRRLAKLAKSAQVVVVTHLPQVAAFADRQLLVEKTNDGSVTRSGVTVLEGEDRVRELSRMLAGQEDSETARAHAEELLATARADG; encoded by the coding sequence ATGCGGATACGGTCGCTCGGGGTCATCGACGACGCTGTTGTCGAGCTGTCGCCCGGTTTCACCGCGGTGACGGGTGAGACCGGTGCGGGCAAGACCATGGTCGTCACGAGCCTGGGGCTGCTGCTCGGCGGGCGCGCCGACCCCGCCCTGGTGCGGATCGGCGCCGGCTCGGCCGTCGTCGAGGGGCGGATCACGCTGCCCGAGGGCGCGGCAGCCGCCGCACGGGCGGTGGAGGCGGGCGCCGAGCTCGACGACGGCGCGCTGCTCGTCAGCCGGACGGTCTCGGCCGAGGGGCGCTCGCGCGCCCACCTCGGCGGGCGCTCCGTGCCTGTCGGCCTGCTCGCCGAGCTCGCCGACGAACTCGTCGCCGTCCACGGCCAGACAGACCAGCAGGGCCTGCTCAAGCCGGCCCGCCAGCGCGGCGCCCTGGACCGGTACGCGGGCGACGCCGTCGCCGTACCGCTGGCCGCGTACGGGGAGGCGTACCGGCGGCTGCGGGCCGTCGTCGCCGAGCTGGACGAGATCACCACGCGTGCGCGGGAACGGGCCCAGGAAGCCGATCTGCTGCGCTTCGGACTCGGCGAGATCGAGGCCGTCGAGCCGCTGCCCGGTGAGGACACCGAGCTGGCCGCGGAGGCGGAGCGGCTCGGCCACGCGGAGGCCCTGGCCTCCGCCGCCGCCCTGGCGCACGCGGCGCTCGCCGGACAGCCCGAGGACCCGGAGGCCGTCGACGCGACGACCCTGGTCGCGGGCGCGGGGCGGGCCCTGGAGGCCGTACGGTCGCACGACCCGGCGCTCGCCGCGCTGGCGGACCGGATGGGGGAGATCTCCATCCTGCTCGCCGACGTGGCCGGGGAGCTGGCCGGGTACGCCGACAACCTGGACGCCGACCCGCGCCGGCTCGCGGCCGTCGAGGAGCGGCGCGCGGCGCTGACCCAGCTCACCCGGAAGTACGGCGCGGACGTCGCCGCCGTGCTGGCCTGGGCGCAGGAGAGCGCGGTCCGGCTCACCGAGCTGGAGGGCGACGACGACAAGGTCGGCGAGCTGACGGCCGAGCGGGACGCGCTGCGGACCGAACTGTCGGTCCTCGCGCAGGCGCTCACGGACGCCCGTACGGAGGCGGCGGCCCGGTTCGCCGACGCCGTCACCGCCGAACTGGCCTCGCTGGCCATGCCCCACGCGCGCGTGTCCTTCGACATCCGGCAGACAGAGTCCGTCGACGAGGCTTCGGGCGTCGAGGTCGGCGGGCGGACCGTGGCCTACGGGCCGTCGGGCGCCGACGAGGTCGAGCTGCTGCTCGCCCCGCACCCGGGCGCGCCGCCGCGGCCGATCGCGAAGGGCGCGTCCGGCGGTGAGCTGTCCCGGGTGATGCTGGCCGTCGAGGTCGTCTTCGCGGGCACGGACCCGGTGCCGACGTATCTCTTCGACGAGGTCGACGCGGGCGTCGGCGGCAAGGCGGCCGTGGAGATCGGCCGCCGCCTCGCCAAGCTCGCCAAGTCGGCGCAGGTCGTGGTCGTCACGCACCTGCCGCAGGTCGCGGCGTTCGCCGACCGGCAGCTGCTGGTGGAGAAGACCAACGACGGGTCCGTGACCCGGTCCGGTGTCACCGTCCTGGAGGGCGAGGACCGGGTCCGCGAGCTGTCGCGGATGCTGGCCGGCCAGGAGGACTCGGAGACGGCCAGGGCGCACGCGGAGGAACTGCTGGCGACGGCACGGGCGGACGGCTGA
- a CDS encoding SCP2 sterol-binding domain-containing protein: protein MATITECRSALDKLSDNLSRADGEVRSAAALDRTLSCHITDLDTTFTGRLADGRIEVRDTVAGPPPAKAQIRLAMTGDDLVAMVNGELNFAKAWASGRVRLEAGFRDLLRLRSLL from the coding sequence ATGGCCACGATCACGGAGTGCCGTAGCGCACTCGACAAACTTTCGGACAATCTCTCGCGCGCGGACGGCGAGGTGCGCAGCGCCGCCGCGCTCGACCGCACCCTGAGCTGCCACATCACGGACCTGGACACCACGTTCACCGGCCGTCTCGCGGACGGCCGGATCGAGGTCCGGGACACGGTGGCGGGCCCACCGCCCGCAAAGGCGCAGATCCGGCTGGCGATGACCGGCGACGACCTGGTGGCGATGGTGAACGGCGAGCTGAACTTCGCGAAGGCCTGGGCCTCCGGCCGGGTCAGGCTGGAGGCGGGCTTCCGCGATCTGCTCCGGCTGCGCTCACTTCTTTAG
- a CDS encoding iron chelate uptake ABC transporter family permease subunit, with translation MTTKTLRTGGGLSLRYAPRAALSMVGLLALTLAAAVVLIGSGDFPIAPGDVVATLLGNGTAVQEFAVMDLRLPRVLVAVFVGAALGIGGAVFQSISRNPLGSPDVIGFGQGATVGALTVIVLFQGSAMAAAGGAVVGALITGAAIYLLAWKRGIHGYRLVLVGIGAAAMLTAVIHYLITKANLVDATRATVWMTGSLDGRDWAQFWPLFAVSCVLVPLVLGHGRALRMLEMGDDAAYALGVKVERTRIVLMGSAVLLVAVATAAAGPIVFVSLSAPQLARRLTRSPGPNLAASALMGSALLLIADWTATNAFGDRQLPVGVITGVLGGCYLLWLLVTERKAGRI, from the coding sequence GTGACCACCAAGACGCTACGGACCGGCGGCGGGCTCTCCCTGCGCTACGCACCCCGCGCCGCGCTTTCCATGGTCGGGCTGCTCGCCCTCACCCTCGCCGCCGCCGTCGTGCTCATCGGCAGCGGCGACTTCCCGATCGCCCCCGGCGACGTCGTCGCGACCCTCCTCGGAAACGGCACCGCCGTCCAGGAGTTCGCGGTCATGGACCTGCGGCTGCCGCGCGTCCTCGTCGCCGTCTTCGTCGGCGCCGCGCTCGGCATCGGCGGAGCCGTCTTCCAGTCCATCTCCCGCAACCCGCTCGGCAGCCCCGACGTCATCGGCTTCGGCCAGGGCGCGACGGTCGGCGCGCTCACCGTCATCGTGCTCTTCCAGGGCAGCGCCATGGCCGCCGCCGGCGGGGCCGTCGTCGGCGCCCTGATCACCGGTGCCGCGATCTACCTGCTGGCCTGGAAGCGCGGGATCCACGGCTACCGGCTCGTCCTCGTCGGCATCGGCGCGGCCGCCATGCTCACCGCCGTCATCCACTACCTCATCACCAAGGCCAACCTGGTCGACGCCACCCGCGCCACGGTCTGGATGACCGGCTCGCTCGACGGGCGCGACTGGGCGCAGTTCTGGCCGCTGTTCGCCGTCAGTTGCGTCCTCGTCCCCCTGGTCCTGGGGCACGGGCGGGCGCTGCGGATGCTGGAGATGGGCGACGACGCCGCGTACGCCCTCGGTGTGAAGGTCGAGCGGACCCGCATCGTGCTGATGGGCTCCGCCGTGCTGCTCGTCGCCGTCGCGACCGCCGCCGCCGGACCCATCGTCTTCGTCTCGCTCAGCGCGCCCCAACTGGCCCGCAGGCTCACCCGCTCGCCCGGCCCCAACCTCGCCGCCTCCGCCCTCATGGGTTCGGCGCTGCTGCTGATCGCCGACTGGACCGCGACCAACGCCTTCGGCGACCGGCAGCTGCCCGTCGGCGTCATCACCGGTGTGCTCGGCGGCTGCTATCTGCTGTGGCTGCTCGTCACCGAACGCAAGGCGGGACGGATATGA
- a CDS encoding iron chelate uptake ABC transporter family permease subunit, which produces MAVGVLLLVCVLSVMIGAKPVPLGDVWHGLFRNTGVGNDVIIHDVRVPRTLLGLLVGVALGLSGAVMQGLTRNPLAEPGLLGVNAGAAAAVVSAIAFLGVTDVSDYIWFAFAGAAVVSVVVYVLGGSRSSTPVRLALAGTAATAALYGYVNAVQLLNSAALDRLRFWTVGSLASADMETVRRVAPFILVGVVLALLISRPLNAMEMGDDTARALGANLNRTRVIAMAAVTLMCGAATAACGPIVFLGLMVPYLVRAITGPDMRWILPYAAVLSPVLLLGSDVIGRLVARPAELQVGIVTALIGGPVFIRLVRRKRMAQL; this is translated from the coding sequence GTGGCCGTCGGAGTCCTGCTGCTGGTCTGTGTCCTGAGCGTCATGATCGGCGCCAAACCGGTGCCGCTCGGCGATGTGTGGCACGGGCTGTTCCGGAACACCGGTGTCGGAAACGACGTCATCATCCATGACGTGCGCGTCCCCCGCACGCTCCTCGGGCTGCTCGTGGGCGTCGCCCTCGGCCTCTCCGGGGCCGTGATGCAGGGCCTCACCCGTAATCCGCTCGCCGAGCCCGGCCTGCTCGGCGTCAACGCCGGCGCCGCCGCGGCCGTCGTCTCCGCGATCGCGTTCCTCGGGGTCACGGACGTCAGCGACTACATCTGGTTCGCGTTCGCCGGCGCCGCCGTCGTCTCCGTCGTCGTGTACGTCCTCGGTGGCAGCCGCAGCTCCACCCCCGTACGCCTCGCGCTCGCCGGAACCGCCGCCACCGCCGCGCTCTACGGCTACGTCAACGCCGTTCAGTTGCTGAACTCCGCGGCCCTGGACCGGCTCCGCTTCTGGACCGTCGGCTCGCTCGCCTCCGCCGACATGGAGACCGTACGCCGGGTGGCGCCGTTCATCCTCGTCGGTGTGGTGCTCGCCCTGCTCATCTCGCGGCCCCTCAACGCCATGGAGATGGGCGACGACACCGCCCGCGCGCTCGGCGCCAACCTCAACCGCACTCGCGTGATCGCCATGGCGGCCGTCACGCTCATGTGCGGCGCCGCGACGGCCGCGTGTGGGCCGATCGTGTTCCTCGGGCTGATGGTCCCGTATCTCGTACGGGCCATCACCGGCCCCGACATGCGCTGGATCCTCCCCTACGCAGCCGTCCTCTCGCCCGTCCTCCTCCTCGGCTCCGATGTGATCGGACGGCTTGTCGCCCGCCCCGCGGAGCTCCAGGTCGGCATCGTCACCGCGCTGATCGGCGGACCCGTCTTCATCCGCCTCGTCCGCCGCAAGAGGATGGCCCAGCTGTGA
- a CDS encoding HAD hydrolase-like protein produces the protein MGDGVRGRQGRFRPGGSERALSEAYDTALLDLDGVVYAGGEAIPYAVEALGSARAGGMHLAYVTNNALRTPDAVAAHLTELGVPAEAGDVITSAQAVARLIADEVPAGSRVLVIGGEGLRVALRERGLVPVESADEDGLAAVVQGYGGPELPWARFAEASYAVARGVPWYASNTDLTIPGARGIGPGNGAAVEVVRIATGGLVEPKVAGKPLPPMHRETVLRTGAERPLVVGDRLDTDIEGAFNGGVDSLLVLTGVTDVPQLLAAVPEHRPTYVDADLRGLLTRQPQVVGVHGGHVCGGWSAEARGGELVLDGEGPALDGVRALCAAAWTEAGAGACGLDAGKALERLGL, from the coding sequence ATGGGTGACGGCGTTCGGGGTCGGCAGGGCAGGTTTCGGCCGGGCGGGAGCGAGCGGGCGCTGAGCGAGGCGTACGACACGGCGCTGCTCGATCTGGACGGTGTGGTGTACGCGGGCGGGGAGGCGATCCCGTACGCGGTGGAGGCGCTGGGGTCGGCGCGGGCCGGCGGGATGCATCTCGCGTACGTCACCAACAACGCGCTGCGGACGCCGGACGCGGTGGCCGCGCATCTGACCGAATTGGGGGTGCCGGCGGAGGCGGGGGACGTCATCACGTCGGCGCAGGCGGTGGCGCGGCTGATCGCCGACGAAGTGCCCGCCGGGTCACGGGTGTTGGTGATCGGTGGGGAGGGGCTTCGGGTGGCGCTGCGGGAGCGGGGCCTGGTGCCGGTGGAGTCGGCCGACGAGGACGGCCTGGCGGCGGTCGTCCAGGGGTACGGCGGGCCGGAGTTGCCGTGGGCGCGGTTCGCGGAGGCGAGCTACGCCGTGGCGCGAGGGGTGCCGTGGTACGCCTCGAACACGGACCTGACGATTCCGGGGGCGCGGGGGATCGGGCCGGGGAACGGGGCGGCGGTGGAGGTCGTACGGATCGCCACGGGCGGACTGGTGGAGCCGAAGGTCGCGGGGAAGCCGTTGCCGCCGATGCACCGCGAGACGGTGCTGCGGACGGGGGCGGAGCGGCCGCTGGTGGTCGGGGACCGGTTGGACACGGACATCGAGGGCGCGTTCAACGGGGGTGTCGACTCGCTGCTGGTGCTGACCGGGGTGACGGATGTGCCGCAGTTGCTCGCGGCGGTGCCGGAGCACCGGCCGACGTATGTGGACGCGGATCTGCGGGGGTTGCTGACCAGGCAGCCGCAGGTGGTCGGGGTGCACGGCGGCCATGTCTGCGGTGGCTGGTCGGCCGAGGCGCGCGGCGGCGAGCTCGTCCTGGACGGCGAGGGGCCGGCTCTGGACGGGGTGCGGGCGCTGTGCGCGGCGGCGTGGACGGAGGCCGGGGCGGGGGCGTGCGGCTTGGACGCGGGCAAGGCACTGGAGCGGTTGGGGCTGTGA
- a CDS encoding TlyA family RNA methyltransferase, translating to MAGVARRRLDAELVRRKLARSREHASQLIAAGRVSVGKTVATKPATQVETAAAIVVAQDDADPDYVSRGGHKLAGAFAAFVPQGLKVEGRRALDAGASTGGFTDVLLRAGAAHVVAVDVGYGQLAWSLQSDDRVTVKDRTNVRELTLEAIDGTPVDLVVGDLSFIPLGLVLPALARCTAPDADLVLMVKPQFEVGKERLGTGGVVRSSELRADTVRNVARKAAELGLGVLGVTASPLPGPSGNVEYFLWLRAGAPALDPADVDRAVAEGPR from the coding sequence GTGGCAGGAGTGGCACGCCGCCGTCTGGACGCCGAGCTGGTACGCCGCAAGCTCGCCCGCTCGCGCGAACACGCCAGCCAGCTGATCGCCGCAGGGCGGGTGAGCGTCGGCAAGACGGTCGCGACCAAGCCGGCCACCCAGGTGGAGACGGCCGCGGCCATCGTCGTGGCCCAGGACGACGCCGACCCCGACTACGTCTCGCGCGGCGGCCACAAGCTGGCCGGTGCCTTCGCCGCGTTCGTACCGCAGGGGCTGAAGGTCGAGGGTCGGCGGGCGCTGGACGCGGGCGCGTCGACCGGCGGCTTCACCGACGTCCTGCTGCGCGCCGGCGCCGCGCATGTCGTCGCCGTCGACGTCGGCTACGGCCAGCTCGCCTGGTCGCTGCAGAGCGACGACCGGGTCACCGTGAAGGACCGTACGAACGTCCGTGAGCTGACTCTCGAGGCCATCGACGGAACGCCTGTCGACCTCGTCGTCGGCGACCTCTCCTTCATCCCGCTCGGTCTCGTGCTGCCCGCCCTCGCGCGCTGCACCGCCCCCGACGCGGACCTCGTGCTCATGGTCAAGCCGCAGTTCGAGGTGGGCAAGGAACGCCTCGGCACCGGCGGAGTCGTCCGGAGCTCCGAGCTCCGGGCGGACACCGTACGGAACGTGGCGCGCAAGGCCGCCGAGCTCGGGCTCGGGGTGCTGGGCGTGACGGCGAGCCCGCTGCCGGGGCCCTCCGGCAACGTCGAGTACTTTCTGTGGCTGCGGGCAGGGGCGCCCGCGCTGGATCCGGCGGATGTCGACCGCGCCGTGGCGGAGGGACCTCGTTGA